In a single window of the Magnolia sinica isolate HGM2019 chromosome 7, MsV1, whole genome shotgun sequence genome:
- the LOC131251931 gene encoding agmatine hydroxycinnamoyltransferase 1-like — MEVHVVSSTVIPQSLPPTETTKIPITVFDMVIPNMHEAVLYAFMPLTPTNTTLKDGLMKALKLFPTLAGHLSDNNDRRRPSVSVGGNGGGVLMVETNVAMELLDILPLEPSPKLVQLHTQTDVAQHLLQVQFNRFSCGGLVIGITNHHRVADGKSMSSFFVTWAKLVRGLHIDKFPVYDRTMLIPRDPPRCDHDH, encoded by the coding sequence ATGGAAGTTCATGTAGTGAGTTCTACAGTCATTCCCCAGAGCCTACCTCCCACCGAAACTACCAAAATACCCATCACCGTCTTCGACATGGTCATACCAAACATGCATGAAGCCGTGTTATACGCCTTCATGCCGCTGACACCAACAAACACCACTTTGAAAGATGGCTTAATGAAAGCTCTAAAGCTCTTTCCTACCCTAGCAGGCCATCTCTCAGACAACAATGATCgtcgccgtccatctgtttcagtTGGAGGCAATGGTGGAGGTGTTCTGATGGTGGAGACGAATGTAGCAATGGAATTACTAGATATTTTGCCGCTCGAACCATCACCAAAGCTAGTGCAGTTGCACACTCAAACCGACGTAGCCCAGCACTTACTCCAAGTCCAGTTCAACCGCTTTTCTTGCGGTGGCCTAGTGATTGGAATAACGAACCATCATCGAGTGGCTGATGGTAAATCAATGAGCTCCTTCTTTGTTACGTGGGCGAAGTTGGTTCGTGGGCTCCACATAGACAAGTTTCCAGTCTATGATCGAACCATGCTAATACCTCGGGACCCACCAAGATGTGATCATGACCATTAG
- the LOC131250963 gene encoding exocyst complex component SEC15A-like, producing MLAKPKRRTVTENGDGGDELALAASLKNGEDVGVMVRHAFEVGKPEALLHQFKNVAKKKEVEIEELCKLHYEDFIVAVDELRGVLIDADELKNTLSSENYQLQEIGSSLLSKLDELLELYAVRKNIMEAIQMSGVCTRVTSLCVKCNKHISEGQFYPALKTVELIEKDYLQKVPFKALQKVIQKQIPTIKIHIEKQVSSEFNDWLVQIRSTAREIGQSALRIAASARQRDEEIHTQQRVAEEQSHSGLVDFVYNLDVEKIDEDLVLEFDLTPVYRAHSIHTCLGKQDQFRDYYHKNRLMQLNLDLQSSSMQAFFESHQTFLAQIAGYFIVEDRVLRTADGLLLASQVEKAWDTAIARITSILEENFSFMDSTVQLLLIKDNVTLLCTTLRQYGYQVAPLLEVLDSSRDKYLGLLLDDSRKQITDAIANDTYEQMVIRKESEYDKYVLSCDLQTSDQMPTLPYMAPFSSTVPDACRIVRSFIADSVSYLSYGGRTNLYDLVRKYLDKLLIYALSEALLKAIHNSTTGVSQAMQIAANISVLERACDLFLRHAAQLCGRPVYAAERTHSGLTAKVVLKTSQDAAYHALLSLVNLKVDEVMALVENINWTADEVAQKGNEYINELIVYLDTVMCTAHEILPLDAVYKVGSGVLKHISNAIVAAFLSDSVKRFTMSAVIAIDNDLKQLESFADQQFEGTSLCEMHKEGSLRDCLVEARQLINLLLSNQAENFMNPAIREKRYNALDNKKVASICEKFKDAPDRLFGSLSGRNTKQNARKKSMDILKRRLRDFN from the coding sequence ATGCTCGCAAAGCCCAAGAGAAGAACCGTCACTGAGAATGGAGATGGGGGTGATGAATTGGCCCTTGCTGCTTCATTAAAGAATGGGGAGGATGTGGGTGTGATGGTTCGGCATGCCTTCGAAGTCGGGAAGCCTGAGGCCCTCTTGCACCAATTCAAGAATGTCGCGAAGAAGAAGGAGGTCGAGATCGAGGAGCTTTGCAAACTCCACTACGAGGACTTCATCGTCGCTGTTGATGAGCTCCGTGGCGTCTTGATCGACGCTGATGAGCTGAAGAACACGCTCTCTAGCGAGAACTACCAGCTCCAGGAGATCGGGAGCTCTCTCTTGTCGAAGCTTGATGAGCTCCTTGAGTTGTATGCAGTTAGGAAGAACATCATGGAGGCTATTCAGATGTCGGGAGTGTGCACCCGTGTCACAAGCCTATGTGTGAAGTGTAACAAACACATATCGGAGGGTCAGTTCTACCCTGCATTGAAGACTGTAGAACTTATTGAGAAGGACTATCTGCAAAAGGTTCCCTTTAAGGCTCTTCAGAAGGTGATCCAGAAGCAGATACCAACAATAAAAATACATATCGAGAAGCAAGTAAGCAGTGAATTCAATGACTGGCTTGTTCAGATAAGGAGCACAGCAAGGGAAATTGGGCAATCCGCTCTAAGAATAGCAGCATCGGCACGCCAAAGAGATGAGGAGATCCACACTCAACAGAGGGTGGCTGAGGAACAGAGCCATTCTGGATTGGTGGATTTTGTCTATAATTTGGATGTCGAGAAGATTGATGAGGATTTGGTTTTGGAATTCGATTTGACACCTGTTTACCGTGCCCACAGCATCCACACTTGCCTTGGTAAACAAGACCAGTTCCGTGATTACTACCACAAGAACCGCTTGATGCAGCTGAATCTAGACTTGCAATCATCCTCAATGCAAGCATTCTTTGAATCCCATCAAACGTTTCTCGCCCAAATTGCTGGGTACTTCATAGTAGAGGATCGGGTTTTACGGACGGCCGACGGGTTGTTGTTGGCTAGTCAGGTGGAGAAAGCATGGGATACAGCCATTGCGAGAATTACATCGATTTTAGAGGAGAATTTCTCTTTTATGGATTCCACCGTCCAGCTTCTCCTGATAAAGGACAATGTAACTCTTCTATGCACTACTCTTAGGCAGTATGGATACCAAGTAGCTCCTTTACTTGAGGTTCTTGATAGTAGCCGAGACAAATACCTTGGACTCCTTTTGGACGATAGCCGTAAGCAGATAACTGATGCGATTGCGAACGACACGTACGAGCAAATGGTGATAAGGAAGGAGTCTGAGTATGATAAGTATGTTTTATCATGCGATCTTCAAACTTCAGACCAGATGCCAACACTCCCGTACATGGCTCCCTTCTCCTCGACCGTCCCTGATGCCTGTCGCATCGTGAGGTCATTTATTGCAGACTCTGTCAGCTATTTATCTTACGGGGGCCGCACGAACTTGTATGATCTTGTGAGGAAGTACTTGGACAAGCTCTTGATCTATGCATTGAGCGAGGCGCTCCTGAAAGCAATCCACAACAGCACCACAGGGGTGTCACAGGCGATGCAGATTGCGGCCAACATAAGCGTCCTTGAGCGAGCCTGCGATCTTTTTCTCCGGCATGCTGCCCAGCTGTGTGGTAGGCCCGTATATGCGGCAGAAAGAACACATTCAGGTTTAACTGCAAAGGTGGTCCTAAAGACTTCACAGGATGCCGCATATCATGCATTGTTGAGTCTGGTTAACTTGAAGGTGGATGAGGTCATGGCGCTTGTAGAAAATATCAATTGGACGGCCGACGAGGTTGCACAGAAGGGAAATGAATATATAAACGAGCTCATTGTTTACCTTGACACTGTGATGTGCACGGCCCATGAGATCTTACCGTTGGATGCCGTGTACAAGGTCGGAAGTGGAGTGCTCAAGCACATCTCCAATGCTATTGTGGCTGCTTTCCTCAGTGATAGTGTGAAAAGGTTCACCATGAGTGCCGTTATAGCCATTGACAATGACCTCAAGCAGTTGGAATCTTTTGCAGACCAGCAGTTTGAGGGCACCAGCTTGTGCGAAATGCATAAGGAAGGGAGTTTGAGAGATTGCTTAGTAGAGGCCCGCCAACTGATCAACCTTCTATTGAGCAATCAGGCCGAGAACTTCATGAATCCTGCAATAAGGGAGAAACGTTACAATGCGTTGGACAATAAGAAGGTGGCAAGTATATGTGAGAAATTCAAGGATGCACCAGATAGGCTGTTTGGGAGCCTCTCAGGCCGGAATACAAAGCAAAATGCGAGGAAGAAGTCGATGGACATTTTGAAGAGAAGGCTTAGGGATTTCAACTGA